GTCTGTATTTTTCGTTTTTTTATGAAATTAATCAGTATAATACGTCAGAATAAAATAGATATGAATATAAAACAATCAGTTGATTTATATATTTTTAATATTCATAAAAAATTACAACCTTTTATAAAAATAAATTTTAATATTATAAAAAAAATTTTAAATTTACAGAATATTATTCTTTTAGAAAGTTATTCTGACTTACCAAATAAATCATTTACATTTTTTATTGAAGACATGATATTTGCGATTCCTTTAAATTCTGTTTTAATAGATAAACAATTCTTAATAAAACAATTAAAAAACAAAATATCTCATAATCAAAAAATAATAGATAAAATTAGCAGTAGTATTAAAAATCATGATTTTCTTAATAAGGCTCCAAAAAAAATTATAGAAGAATATAATATAAAATTATCTTTTTGTAAACAAAAAAAAAAGGAACTTCGTGATAAATATAATTTTATAAAACAAATATAACTTCCATTTTAGGTAAAAAATATGCACATGTTATATCAAAAAAGTATTTTATATATATCTAATTTAACTAAAAAAACAATTTTTAATATTATTAAACTTGCCGCAAAAATCAAAATAGAAAAAAAACTACATAAAGAAAAAAAAAGATTATGTAATAAAAATATTCTATTAATTTTTGAACAAAATTCTACTCGTACAAGATGTGCTTTTGAAATAGCTTGTTTTGACCAAGGAGCTAATGTTACTTTTTTAAATGCACAAAACACACATATAGGATATAAAGAAACTATACAAGATACAGCAGTAATTTTAAGTCATATGTATGATGGTATACAATATAGAGGCACCCAAAAAAATATAGAAATATTATCAAAATATTCTATAGTACCAATTTGGAATGGTTTAACAGAAATATCACATCCCACACAAATTTTAGCAGACTTATTAACTATACATGAATGTTTACCAAATAAAAATTTAGAAGATATTATACTCTCATATATAGGAGATATATATAATAATATATCTATGAGTTTAATAGAAGCGGCGCAAATTATAGGTTTTAAATTAAATTTAATAACTTCTAAATCTTTTTTAAAACAACAAAAATATTTTTTATTAAAAAATAAAATTAATTTTAGTAATAATATTATTATTACTCATGATATGAATCATATTAAAAATACTGATATAATTTATACAGACGTTTGGTTATCCATGGGTGAATCAACTACATTTTGGGAACAAAAAATAATTAATTTATATAAATACCAGATTAATAAAAAATTATTATTAAAAAGTAAAAATGATAATATTAAAATAATGCATTGTTTGCCATCATATCACGTTTATGACCATTATAAACATATTATTGATAACCAAATAATATCTCGTTTAAAATTGTTTGATGGTTTAGAAATTACTGATGAAATGTTTAGATCTCATCATAGTATTATATTACAACAAGCTATAAATAGAATACATATTGTAAAAGCGATTATGATATTAACACTTAATAAACATAATGATTAAAATAAATAATTTATATTTTATTAGTATAAAAAAGAATTTACTTTTTACATAAAAATTACAGGATAAATAATATGTACAAAATAATTAATACTATACAAGCTCCTTTACCTATTGGTCCTTATTCTCAAGGAATTGTATCTAATAATATGATTATAACTGCAGGACAAATACCAATTAATCCGCAAACTGGCATGATTTCTAATGATATAAAAGAACAAACTATACAAGTATTAAATAATATTAAAGCTATAATAACAGCTGCAAAATTTACTATAAAAGATATAGTGAAAACTAATCTTTTTTTAAAAAATTTAGATAATCTAAAAATAGTTAATGTTGTATATGCTAATTTTTTTTTACAATATGTAACTACATATCCAGCAAGAACATGTTTAGAAATTTCTAATTTACCTAATAATGTAGAAATTGAAATAGAAGCTATAGCTATTAAACAATAATACATAGAAATTTATTATTTTAAACAAATTATTATTACAGGTATTATTTAAATGATATTATTTATTAAATTATGTTTAATATGTTTTGTGTTAATAATACATCGTCAATATTTTAAACCTATTAACATAAAAAATAATACAGTGATTTTTTATAATTGGACAGAATATGTACCAACTAGTATATTAGAACAATTTACGCAAGAAACAGGTATTAAAGT
This region of Enterobacteriaceae endosymbiont of Macroplea appendiculata genomic DNA includes:
- a CDS encoding Rid family detoxifying hydrolase gives rise to the protein MYKIINTIQAPLPIGPYSQGIVSNNMIITAGQIPINPQTGMISNDIKEQTIQVLNNIKAIITAAKFTIKDIVKTNLFLKNLDNLKIVNVVYANFFLQYVTTYPARTCLEISNLPNNVEIEIEAIAIKQ
- the argF gene encoding ornithine carbamoyltransferase → MLYQKSILYISNLTKKTIFNIIKLAAKIKIEKKLHKEKKRLCNKNILLIFEQNSTRTRCAFEIACFDQGANVTFLNAQNTHIGYKETIQDTAVILSHMYDGIQYRGTQKNIEILSKYSIVPIWNGLTEISHPTQILADLLTIHECLPNKNLEDIILSYIGDIYNNISMSLIEAAQIIGFKLNLITSKSFLKQQKYFLLKNKINFSNNIIITHDMNHIKNTDIIYTDVWLSMGESTTFWEQKIINLYKYQINKKLLLKSKNDNIKIMHCLPSYHVYDHYKHIIDNQIISRLKLFDGLEITDEMFRSHHSIILQQAINRIHIVKAIMILTLNKHND